One region of Arthrobacter sp. StoSoilB22 genomic DNA includes:
- a CDS encoding GNAT family N-acetyltransferase: MTEYTDSLAESFRPGVTTVRNDKFHRYELHVDGELAVISQFMDKPGHIDFIHTETKPGFNGQGLAKVLAHFALDDVVASGKRIIPHCPYIAAYLKKHEGYEQDVDWPAEKPVGQPNNE, encoded by the coding sequence ATGACCGAGTACACGGATTCACTGGCAGAGTCGTTCCGCCCTGGCGTCACCACAGTGCGCAACGACAAATTTCACCGCTATGAGCTACATGTGGACGGAGAGTTGGCCGTGATTTCCCAGTTCATGGACAAGCCCGGTCATATTGACTTCATTCACACTGAGACGAAGCCGGGGTTCAACGGCCAGGGCCTGGCGAAAGTACTGGCGCACTTTGCGTTGGATGATGTGGTGGCGTCCGGAAAGCGGATCATCCCGCATTGCCCTTACATTGCCGCGTACTTGAAGAAGCACGAGGGCTACGAACAGGACGTTGATTGGCCTGCTGAGAAGCCTGTGGGCCAACCGAACAACGAGTAG